A portion of the Bacillus sp. es.034 genome contains these proteins:
- a CDS encoding SDR family NAD(P)-dependent oxidoreductase codes for MNYTVITGASSGIGYEASLAFAARGKNIIAVARREDKLNELKSEIVSAYPDVDVITMTVDLSLSENVYQFYESLKQYNIQTLINNAGFGNFDSVPEQNLTKIQSMLNLNIEALTLLSSLFVRDYEHVAGTQLINVSSGGGYTIVADAVTYCATKFYVSAFTEGLAQELASKGSQMKAKVLAPAATETEFAQRSFDLPDFNYDGTVPHYHTAKEMAQFMLELYDSEKVVGIVNGETYEFNLVDPIYPYAKRASQK; via the coding sequence ATGAATTATACAGTCATTACCGGAGCAAGCTCAGGTATCGGATATGAGGCTTCACTTGCATTTGCAGCAAGAGGGAAGAATATTATTGCTGTTGCCAGACGGGAAGATAAATTGAATGAACTGAAGAGTGAGATCGTTTCCGCTTACCCAGATGTGGATGTCATTACGATGACAGTTGATTTATCTTTAAGTGAGAACGTCTATCAGTTTTATGAAAGCTTGAAACAGTATAATATTCAAACATTGATTAATAATGCCGGGTTTGGAAATTTTGATTCCGTACCTGAGCAAAATCTGACTAAAATTCAAAGTATGTTAAATCTTAACATAGAAGCATTGACCCTGTTATCTTCCCTATTTGTCCGGGATTATGAACACGTAGCCGGCACTCAATTGATCAATGTTTCTTCAGGGGGAGGATATACGATTGTTGCGGATGCCGTTACCTACTGCGCAACGAAGTTCTATGTGAGTGCATTCACAGAAGGACTCGCTCAGGAACTTGCTTCAAAAGGTTCACAGATGAAAGCGAAAGTACTAGCACCTGCTGCGACAGAAACCGAGTTTGCACAGCGATCATTTGATCTACCTGATTTCAATTATGACGGTACCGTCCCCCACTATCATACAGCAAAGGAAATGGCACAATTCATGCTCGAACTCTATGACAGTGAAAAAGTGGTTGGGATTGTAAACGGAGAAACCTATGAGTTCAATTTAGTGGATCCTATTTATCCATATGCCAAACGGGCATCTCAAAAGTAA
- a CDS encoding STAS domain-containing protein, translated as MMAKYNIDVNGSLFDWDLDKGSITFENDEVVLFWVNTAFKTLIDSIEEIAGEKEARLVLETAGYRTGLIVSDFYLKSIGEPERILDKLPNTYVTAGWGITEILSYSIEDKTAVVQFCNGWEYKVNVAQGKEKEGTFMPGHWAGVLTGIFGSKVWYRVAKSQISGDNCSVYEFFASDISPSLNVNALMEEQTLAAQEELERITKQRTEVLSEIIKEISSPIIPVLDSILVVPLVGRYNEIRAEELLNKTLLNLPRYKAEFLIIDLTSLSRVDDYTLSFIQKFVSAASLLGTTCLLVGISSELSIKVTQSGYRINHIPCFSILQQGVNYALDQLGMEIIKKM; from the coding sequence ATGATGGCGAAGTATAATATTGACGTGAATGGATCTCTGTTTGATTGGGATTTGGATAAAGGATCTATAACATTTGAAAATGATGAGGTCGTTCTATTCTGGGTGAATACTGCTTTTAAAACGTTGATCGATTCAATCGAGGAGATCGCTGGTGAAAAAGAAGCCAGATTGGTTCTTGAAACAGCCGGCTATCGTACCGGCCTGATCGTCAGTGACTTCTACTTGAAATCCATTGGAGAGCCGGAAAGAATTCTGGATAAACTTCCTAATACATATGTAACCGCTGGATGGGGGATAACAGAGATTCTTTCCTATTCCATTGAAGATAAAACGGCTGTCGTCCAATTTTGTAACGGATGGGAATATAAAGTGAATGTCGCACAGGGAAAAGAAAAAGAAGGTACCTTCATGCCTGGTCATTGGGCTGGTGTACTTACTGGAATATTCGGCTCCAAAGTTTGGTACCGGGTGGCTAAAAGCCAGATCAGTGGGGACAACTGTAGTGTATATGAGTTTTTCGCATCCGATATTTCTCCTTCTTTGAATGTCAATGCGTTAATGGAAGAACAAACCTTAGCAGCCCAAGAAGAATTGGAGCGCATTACAAAGCAGAGAACAGAAGTTTTATCCGAAATAATCAAAGAAATTTCTTCTCCGATCATTCCTGTATTGGACTCGATTCTCGTCGTTCCTCTCGTTGGTCGTTATAATGAAATCAGAGCTGAAGAATTGCTCAATAAAACACTTCTCAATCTGCCGCGCTATAAAGCTGAATTTCTGATTATCGATTTGACCAGTCTCAGCAGGGTGGATGATTATACGTTATCTTTCATCCAGAAATTCGTAAGTGCAGCCTCCCTATTGGGTACCACTTGTTTACTTGTAGGGATTTCTTCTGAACTGAGTATCAAAGTCACCCAAAGTGGCTATCGCATAAACCATATTCCCTGCTTTTCAATCCTGCAACAGGGAGTCAACTACGCGTTGGATCAATTAGGCATGGAAATCATCAAGAAGATGTAA
- a CDS encoding aminoglycoside adenylyltransferase domain-containing protein — translation MKDLPQIVDKVLLEYINLFNHYLPETLEGLYVHGSIALEAYVNDSSDIDFITVTKRRLSKEDSSALYRIHKTLQQKFQKPDMDGVYIVKDDIGKMDSSCKDENEMHAYFNNGELNFGEYFNFNPITWYVMKHKGIRVVGPEILSSISGPSSQELCQYVLHNMNTYWVRRLHSFEESIEEVKHYPTAMIDTEIEWSVLGVLRQYYTLKEASIISKQAAGQYGLQELPEEWHSLIREAMNIRSGVQGVDSVSNDIRVKQTIKFLKYVISLCNHMNVEHHIHRLDIR, via the coding sequence TTTATATGTCCACGGGTCCATTGCCCTGGAAGCATACGTGAATGATTCCAGTGACATTGATTTTATTACCGTCACAAAGCGTAGACTGTCGAAAGAAGACTCCAGCGCACTTTATCGAATACATAAAACACTTCAACAAAAGTTTCAAAAACCGGACATGGACGGAGTATATATTGTGAAAGACGATATAGGGAAGATGGACTCAAGCTGTAAAGACGAGAACGAAATGCACGCATACTTTAACAATGGTGAATTAAACTTTGGAGAGTATTTCAACTTCAACCCTATCACATGGTATGTAATGAAGCATAAGGGGATTAGAGTTGTAGGACCTGAAATTTTATCATCCATCTCAGGACCTTCTTCACAGGAATTGTGCCAATATGTCCTTCATAATATGAATACATATTGGGTCCGAAGACTTCATTCTTTCGAAGAATCGATAGAAGAGGTAAAGCATTACCCTACCGCTATGATTGATACTGAAATAGAGTGGTCAGTCCTTGGGGTTCTTCGTCAATATTACACTTTAAAAGAAGCTTCGATCATTTCAAAGCAGGCTGCGGGTCAGTATGGATTGCAGGAACTCCCTGAAGAGTGGCATAGTCTGATTAGGGAAGCAATGAATATTCGTTCAGGGGTGCAGGGTGTGGACTCAGTTTCCAATGACATTCGGGTAAAACAAACCATTAAGTTTTTAAAATACGTGATTTCCCTCTGCAATCATATGAACGTGGAACATCATATTCATCGCTTGGATATAAGGTAA